The following nucleotide sequence is from Mucilaginibacter sp. cycad4.
GGCTAAATAGCTTTGGGCGCCGGCATGATTGGCCAGGATCTGGATATCGCTGTTTGCGGAAAAATAAATTACCGGTATTTCTTTAAGGCCCTCGGTTTTTTTGAGGGTTTGTGTGGCAATGATCCCGCCCGAATCCGGGATCCAGTTATCCATCATGATCACATCAGGCAAAATGCCCGAAACTTTTTCAATAATGTTATTGCAGTCGCTAAAGGTGTACACTTCCCACCCTTGTTCTTCTAAAATATAACTGCAAATAGAAAGGATGTCCTCGTCGTCATCAAATATGACAATTTTTTTAGATGGAGTATTCATGGGATAGTTGTACGTGAATTTATAGATATCTTTTCATAAAAACAAATGTTTTAAATTGTAAATTAAATTTGCGCGTTTAAACAAGGTTTTATATCGCCTTGATTTAAATTAATGCATGTATCAACCACTTCTTAACTACTACAAAATCTAATAATTGGTTTTGTAACCGATTAATTACTGCGTTTTATTAAAAACAGTAATATTTTTACCTATCCAATTTTAACAGCCTTATTAAATCCTGCTATACCAACAAATACACCTGTAAATTCTGTTTCATGAACACGCAAATCAAACCAATTTTATTGGGCGCCATGCTGCTTGCTCCTGCGGCCGCAATACACGCACAAACAAAGGCAAGCTTATGGCTTACCAAGGCCGACAGGTCGGTACTTTTTGAGCAGCAAAAAGGGCCCCTTGCTTTTAAGACCAGCGATGCCGGCGGCACTACTATTACTGTTGATGATAAGGAGCACTACCAACCGATAGATGGATTTGGATTTGCATTAACCGGAGGCAGTGCCATGCATATCATCCGCATGAGCGCCGATAGCAGGGCTGCGTTGCTTAAAAATCTGTTTGCAGTTACAGGGAATGATATTGGCATAAGTTATTTAAGGCTGAGCATTGGCGCGTCCGATCTGAATGAGAAAGTATTCTCTTATGACGATATGCCCAAAGGGCAGACAGACCCAACGCTAAAACATTTTGACCTCGGCCCGGATAAGGCTGACGTGATCCCGGTAATGAAACAGATATTGGCTATAAACCCGGCAATCAAGATCCTGGGCTCGCCATGGTCGCCCCCGGCCTGGATGAAAACTAATAACGATACCCGTGGTGGCCGTTTAAAACCCGATTGTTACCCGGTGTATGCTCAATACCTGGTTAAATATATCCAGGGGATGAAGGCCAACGGGATCAACATCGATGCCATCACTATTCAGAACGAGCCATTGCACCCCGGGAATAACCCCAGTTTACTGATGGTTGCGCCCGACGAAGCCGATTTTATCAAAAACAATCTTGGTCCCGCGTTTAAGGCAGCAGGTATCAAAACAAAGATCATTGTTTACGATCATAATGCCGACAGGCCCGACTACCCTATCTCGATATTGAACGACCCTGCTGCCCGTAAATATGTGGATGGCTCGGGCTTTCACCTGTATGGCGGAGACATCTCGGCCCTTACCGACGTGCACAACGCACACCCCGATAAAAACATTTACTTTACCGAGCAGATGACCGTTGAGCCCGAAAATCAAAGTACTATCAACATTGCCTGGCCGGTAAAAAGCCTTATTATTGGCGCAACCCGTAACTGGAGCCGCAATGTACTGGAATGGAACCTTGCCGCCGACCCTGAATATAAGCCGTATACCGACCGGGGCGGATGTCCCTCATGCCAGGGCGCCGTTACCATTGATAAAAACGAGGTAAAGAAAAACATCGCTTATTATTCAGTTGCCCACGCTTCCAAATTTGTACGTCCCGGTTCGGTACGTATTGCATCAAACAATATGGATACTTTACCTAACGTAGCTTTCAAAACCCCCGATGGCAAAAAAGTGCTTATTGTAGCCAACACCGGCGATAGCGCGCAGGATTTCAACATCAAATACCAGGGAAAAATATTGGCGGTTAAACTTGATAAAGGTTCGGTTGGAACATATATCTGGTAGTAAAAACCGGTTCAGATAAAATTTAAACGTACAACAACATGTTAACATCGTTAATAAAAAATATAAAAGTAAATTCAGGGATTAAAACCCTGCTAACCGTGGTGGCTGTTCTGTGTATCTCGCTGCAAAGCAATGCGCAAACAGGCTTTTTAAAAGCCGACGGTAAAAAAATAGTTGATGAAAAGGGCCGGAATATACTGCTGCGCGGTATGGGTTTAGGTGGATGGATGCTGCAGGAAGGCTATATGCTGCACATCAATAAAGACAGCCGTCAATATCGGATCCGTGAGCGGCTGGAAGAATTGATGGGCCCGGCCGAAACTAAGGAGTTTTATGATACCTGGCTGGCCAACAATACCCGTAAAATTGATGTGGATTCGATGAAACGCTGGGGATTTAATTCTATCCGCCTGCCAATGCATTATAATCTGTATACTTTGCCTGTTGAAAAGGAGCCGGTGGCTGGTAAAAACACATGGCTGGATAAAGGGTTTAAAATGACCGACGATCTGCTGGCCTGGTGTAAAGCAAATCACATGTACCTGATCCTTGACCTGCATGCCGCCCCCGGCGGACAAGGCAACGACCTTAACATCTCCGACCGTGACCCGGACAAACCATCGCTTTGGGACAGCGAGGCTAATAAGCAAAAAACCATTGCCCTTTGGCGCAAGTTGGCCGAACGTTATAAAGACGAGCCTAACATTGGTGCTTACGATATCATCAACGAGCCGAACTGGGGTTTTGACGATCCTCAAAATGATAAAAACGGCCTTAAGGAAAAAACCAACGGGCCGTTAAGAAAATTAATGGTTGATATTACCGCAGCCATCCGCGAGGTAGATAAAAAACATATCATTATTATTGAAGGTAACGGCTGGGGCAATAATTATAATGGTATTTTACCCCAATGGGATAAAAACATGGTGCTGAGTTTTCATAAATACTGGAATTTTAACGATCAAAAATCTGTTGATCATATTGTAAAAACACGCGATCAATATAATATCCCGGTATGGCTGGGCGAAACCGGTGAAAACTCAAATACCTGGCTTACCGAAGCCCTCGGCTTATTAGAGAAAAATAACATAGGCTGGTCATTATGGCCTTTAAAAAAATTGGGTATCAACAACCCGATGGAAATCCGTTCAAATCTGAACTATGATGATGTGAGCCGGTACCTGAACACCGGCAGGCATAAACCTAACGAGAGCAACACGTATAGCGGCACCCTTGAGCTGGCTACTTACGCTAAATTGGAAAATACCATTATCCATCACGATGTGATCGACGCTATTTTCAGGCAGCCCCATACAACAGTTACCAAACCGTTTAAAGCCAATAAAATAGGCAACGGCACAGTGATCAATGCTGTTGATTATGACCTGGGCCGCAATGGATACGCTTATTTTGATACTGATACAGCC
It contains:
- a CDS encoding glycoside hydrolase family 30 beta sandwich domain-containing protein: MNTQIKPILLGAMLLAPAAAIHAQTKASLWLTKADRSVLFEQQKGPLAFKTSDAGGTTITVDDKEHYQPIDGFGFALTGGSAMHIIRMSADSRAALLKNLFAVTGNDIGISYLRLSIGASDLNEKVFSYDDMPKGQTDPTLKHFDLGPDKADVIPVMKQILAINPAIKILGSPWSPPAWMKTNNDTRGGRLKPDCYPVYAQYLVKYIQGMKANGINIDAITIQNEPLHPGNNPSLLMVAPDEADFIKNNLGPAFKAAGIKTKIIVYDHNADRPDYPISILNDPAARKYVDGSGFHLYGGDISALTDVHNAHPDKNIYFTEQMTVEPENQSTINIAWPVKSLIIGATRNWSRNVLEWNLAADPEYKPYTDRGGCPSCQGAVTIDKNEVKKNIAYYSVAHASKFVRPGSVRIASNNMDTLPNVAFKTPDGKKVLIVANTGDSAQDFNIKYQGKILAVKLDKGSVGTYIW
- a CDS encoding response regulator, which translates into the protein MNTPSKKIVIFDDDEDILSICSYILEEQGWEVYTFSDCNNIIEKVSGILPDVIMMDNWIPDSGGIIATQTLKKTEGLKEIPVIYFSANSDIQILANHAGAQSYLAKPFDLEDLEKVINRVIAA
- a CDS encoding cellulase family glycosylhydrolase gives rise to the protein MLTSLIKNIKVNSGIKTLLTVVAVLCISLQSNAQTGFLKADGKKIVDEKGRNILLRGMGLGGWMLQEGYMLHINKDSRQYRIRERLEELMGPAETKEFYDTWLANNTRKIDVDSMKRWGFNSIRLPMHYNLYTLPVEKEPVAGKNTWLDKGFKMTDDLLAWCKANHMYLILDLHAAPGGQGNDLNISDRDPDKPSLWDSEANKQKTIALWRKLAERYKDEPNIGAYDIINEPNWGFDDPQNDKNGLKEKTNGPLRKLMVDITAAIREVDKKHIIIIEGNGWGNNYNGILPQWDKNMVLSFHKYWNFNDQKSVDHIVKTRDQYNIPVWLGETGENSNTWLTEALGLLEKNNIGWSLWPLKKLGINNPMEIRSNLNYDDVSRYLNTGRHKPNESNTYSGTLELATYAKLENTIIHHDVIDAIFRQPHTTVTKPFKANKIGNGTVINAVDYDLGRNGYAYFDTDTADYHTSGKPGVGNKGHVYRNDGVDISKDSTQYDSYYVDHIETNEWTQYTIQVKTPGVYSVSLKVASATDDAKLSILVNNTAQAKEVAVPNTGGLKKWRDVAVKNIVLKAGSNKIKVLANNGGYNLYYLQFWKGK